One Oryza glaberrima chromosome 10, OglaRS2, whole genome shotgun sequence DNA segment encodes these proteins:
- the LOC127786404 gene encoding alpha-L-fucosidase 2-like — protein sequence MDGDGEWVWVRRPAEAEAVAAAAGWPTALEEARPLEVVFASPSRYFTDAAPIGNGSLGALVWGGVASEKLQLNHDTLWTGGPGNYTNPKAPAVLSKVRDLVNRGQYAKATAVAYGLSGDQTQVYQPLGDIDLAFDEHVEDTNYKRNLDLRTATVNVSYTIGEVVHSREHFSSNPHQVIVTKISADKPGNVSFTVSLTTPLNHQIRVTNANEIIMEGYCPGERPTEYGNASDHPVGIKFSAILYLQMSGSNGTVEILNDKMLKLVGADSAVLLLAAATSFEGPFVNPSESKLDPTASALTTLTVARNMSYSQLKAYHVDDYQNLFQRVSLQLSRDANDALGGNGLVNLPENSLQETSVSDYAVQMVECSRFQGFNNSGKPTVDRILSFRDDEDPSLVELLFQFGRYLLISCSRPGTQISNLQGIWNDETSPPWDAAPHPNINLQMNYWPALPCNLSECQEPLFDFIGSLSVNGAKTAKVNYEASGWVSHQVTDLWAKTSPDAGDPMWALWPMGGPWLATHLWEHYSYTMDKQFLEKTAYPLLEGSASFLLDWLIEGNGDYLETNPSTSPEHYFIAPDGRKACVSYSTTMDMSIIREVFSAVLMSSDILGKSDSDMVQRIRKAIPRLPPIKVARDGTIMEWAQDFQDPEVHHRHVSHLFGLYPGHTMSLEKTPDLCKAVANSLYKRGDEGPGWSTSWKMALWAHLHNSEHAYKMILQLITLVDPKHEVEKEGGLYCNLFTAHPPFQIDANFGFPAALSEMLVQSTGSDLYLLPALPRDKWPQGCVKGLKARGGVTINIRWEEGSLHEALLWSSSSQNSRIKLHYGDQVRTISVSPCQVYRFSKDLKCLKTWAL from the exons atggacggcgacggcgagtgggtgtgggtgcggcggccggcggaggcggaggccgtggcggcggcggcggggtggccgacggctttggaggaggcgcggccgcTGGAGGTGGTGTTTGCGTCGCCGTCGAGGTACTTCACGGACGCGGCGCCCATCGGGAACGGCAGCCTCGGCGCCCTGGTGTGGGGCGGCGTCGCATCCGAGAAGCTACAGCTCAACC ATGACACTCTATGGACGGGTGGACCTGGTAATTATACAAACCCAAAAGCACCTGCAGTTCTTTCTAAAGTAAGGGACCTTGTTAACAGGGGACAGTATGCTAAAGCCACAGCTGTTGCTTATGGCCTATCTGGTGACCAAACACAG GTATACCAGCCTCTTGGTGATATTGATCTGGCCTTTGATGAACACGTGGAGGAcacaaattataaaagaaaCCTAGATCTTCGAACAGCAACTGTTAATGTCTCTTACACCATTGGTGAGGTGGTCCACTCAAGGGAACACTTCTCATCAAATCCACATCAAGTCATCGTGACTAAAATATCTGCAGATAAACCTGGAAATGTCTCCTTTACAGTGTCTTTGACTACTCCATTGAACCACCAGATTCGTGTAACAAATGCAAACGAAATAATAATGGAAGGTTATTGCCCAGGAGAAAGGCCCACAGAATATGGCAATGCCTCTGATCATCCCGTTGGAATTAAGTTTTCTGCTATTCTCTATCTGCAGATGAGTGGTTCCAATGGCACTGTGGAAATATTAAATGATAAGATGCTGAAACTTGTTGGTGCCGACTCAGCTGTGTTGCTCCTTGCAGCTGCTACTTCATTTGAAGGGCCATTTGTCAATCCTTCGGAATCTAAACTGGATCCAACTGCATCTGCTCTGACAACACTAACTGTGGCAAGGAACATGTCATATTCACAGCTAAAAGCTTATCACGTGGATGATTACCAGAATCTTTTCCAGCGAGTTTCCTTGCAACTTTCACGAGACGCTAATGATGCCCTTGGAGGGAATGGTTTAGTTAATTTACCTGAGAATAGCTTACAGGAAACCTCTGTATCTGATTATGCTGTACAGATGGTAGAGTGCTCAAGATTTCAGGGGTTTAATAATTCAGGCAAGCCTACCGTAGACAGAATTCTAAGTTTTAGAGACGATGAAGATCCTTCTCTGGTGGAACTCCTGTTCCAATTTGGTCGTTATCTACTCATTTCTTGCTCAAGGCCTGGAACCCAGATTTCCAATCTTCAAGGAATATGGAATGATGAAACTTCACCACCATGGGA TGCAGCTCCCCATCCAAATATAAATCTACAAATGAATTATTGGCCGGCACTTCCTTGCAACCTTAGCGAATGCCAAGAACCACTATTCGACTTCATTGGATCTCTTTCAGTTAATGGAGCTAAGACAGCAAAA GTAAATTATGAAGCTAGCGGTTGGGTCAGTCATCAAGTGACTGACCTGTGGGCTAAAACATCACCAGATGCTGGTGACCCTATGTGGGCCTTATGGCCAATGGGTGGGCCATGGCTTGCCACACACCTGTGGGAGCATTACAGTTATACGATGGACAAA CAATTTTTGGAGAAAACAGCATATCCCCTTTTGGAAGGGTCTGCATCATTTCTGTTGGACTGGTTGATTGAAGGAAATGGAGATTATTTGGAGACCAATCCTTCCACTTCTCCAGAGCATTATTTCATTGCTCCAGATGGTAGGAAGGCCTGCGTGAGCTACTCAACAACTATGGACATGTCAATTATAAGAGAAGTTTTCTCAGCTGTTCTTATGTCTTCAGAT ATTTTAGGAAAGTCAGACTCAGACATGGTTCAGAGAATCAGAAAGGCAATACCAAGGCTCCCACCAATAAAAGTTGCAAGAGATGGTACAATCATGGAGTGG GCACAGGATTTTCAGGATCCTGAAGTTCACCACAGACATGTATCTCACCTGTTTGGTCTTTATCCAGGACATACTATGTCACTTGAGAAAACACCTGACCTTTGCAAAGCCGTTGCAAATAGTCTCTATAAAAGAG GTGATGAAGGTCCTGGGTGGTCCACTTCCTGGAAGATGGCCCTTTGGGCCCATCTTCATAACAGTGAGCATGCATATAAAATGATTCTTCAGCTGATCACTTTGGTAGATCCAAAACATGAGGTTGAAAAGGAAGGAGGCCTATACTGCAATCTGTTCACAGCACACCCACCTTTCCAAATTGATGCAAATTTTGG ATTCCCTGCTGCACTGTCAGAAATGCTGGTACAGAGCACCGGGAGCGACTTGTACTTACTCCCTGCCTTACCCCGTGACAAGTGGCCTCAAGGTTGTGTGAAAGGTCTCAAGGCCCGAGGCGGTGTGACCATCAACATCAGGTGGGAGGAAGGTAGCCTCCATGAAGCTCTGCTTTGGTCCAGCAGCAGCCAGAATTCACGTATCAAGCTGCACTATGGAGATCAGGTTAGGACGATCAGTGTCTCGCCTTGTCAAGTTTACAGGTTCAGCAAGGATCTGAAGTGCTTGAAGACTTGGGCTCTCTGA